A DNA window from Zingiber officinale cultivar Zhangliang chromosome 3A, Zo_v1.1, whole genome shotgun sequence contains the following coding sequences:
- the LOC122054060 gene encoding WAT1-related protein At2g37460-like has translation MVAAMEFKSIAGAVYVQLAYAAMFLASRLAFTKGMSHFAFVLYRQIVATLAIGLPAAYYLYRGGRWSCMTWRSMKHVFILALIGISFSQNFYYAGLALTSSTFASTMNNLIPVVTFLLAYFLKLERVRIKVWDGQAKILGTLFCVGGAMLMTFYENTASQRQEDSHVQQLLYLDHFPLGQSLLKLVGKSHGSFLFGALLTIIGSWSMSFFMIYQAWIVREYPSQLTLSAMVSFMGCLQCALVSLLLENPSALVIQWDMQPVLIAYSGIFCTGLGFFIIMWCVKERGPVFITMFSPLSSVVVAIMEPLLLHAQLTLGSVLGMAIIIAGLYLYLWAKAQDGNPSTDQPQLTDEEEGNQAPLLAHTNS, from the exons ATGGTGGCGGCAATGGAGTTCAAAAGTATAGCCGGCGCAGTCTATGTGCAATTGGCATACGCGGCAATGTTCCTGGCATCACGACTAGCCTTCACCAAAGGCATGAGCCACTTTGCCTTCGTCCTCTATCGTCAAATCGTTGCCACTCTCGCCATCGGCCTTCCAGCAGCTTACTACCTCTATAG GGGCGGGAGGTGGAGCTGTATGACTTGGAGGAGCATGAAACACGTCTTCATCCTTGCACTGATCGG GATAAGCTTCAGTCAAAATTTCTACTATGCTGGATTGGCGTTGACTTCCTCGACCTTCGCCAGCACCATGAACAATCTGATACCCGTCGTCACTTTCTTGCTCGCCTACTTCCTCAA ATTGGAGCGAGTAAGAATAAAGGTATGGGATGGACAAGCTAAGATCCTCGGCACACTTTTTTGTGTTGGTGGAGCAATGCTGATGACATTCTACGAGAACACTGCAAGCCAAAGACAAGAGGATTCACATGTACAACAACTACTTTATCTGGATCATTTTCCTTTGGGTCAATCATTGCTCAAACTTGTTGGCAAAAGCCATGGAAGCTTCCTCTTTGGAGCACTTCTTACCATCATAGGCTCTTGGTCCATGTCCTTCTTCATGATCTATCAG GCATGGATCGTGCGAGAATACCCTTCTCAGCTCACCCTTTCTGCCATGGTCAGCTTCATGGGTTGCCTCCAGTGTGCCCTAGTTTCTCTCCTCCTTGAGAACCCTTCAGCTTTGGTCATACAATGGGACATGCAGCCTGTCCTCATAGCTTACAGT GGAATATTTTGCACAGGTTTAGGGTTCTTCATCATAATGTGGTGTGTGAAGGAAAGAGGCCCAGTCTTTATCACCATGTTTAGTCCTTTGTCATCAGTGGTTGTGGCCATCATGGAGCCCTTGCTGCTTCATGCGCAACTCACTTTGGGCAG TGTATTGGGCATGGCTATAATCATTGCTGGTCTCTACCTATACCTGTGGGCCAAAGCTCAAGATGGCAACCCTTCCACGGATCAGCCTCAACTCACTGATGAGGAAGAAGGCAACCAGGCACCTCTGCTAGCTCATACTAATTCCTAG